In Arthrobacter ramosus, one DNA window encodes the following:
- a CDS encoding DUF1003 domain-containing protein, which yields MLHPSVLAEAERRAASIQLRVADAITAFAGSMNFVYLHILLFAVWMLVFEQSPWPTLTLIVSLEAIFLSTFVMIGQNRQAAFQQVKADHDYNAQEHLLEENTDLTRAIHELTAQIHQRILADVTASATREAAAAANPIQDEPTKP from the coding sequence ATGCTCCACCCATCGGTCCTGGCAGAGGCGGAGCGCCGGGCCGCAAGCATTCAGCTTCGAGTCGCCGATGCAATTACGGCCTTCGCCGGATCGATGAACTTCGTCTACCTGCACATATTGCTTTTCGCCGTGTGGATGCTCGTATTCGAGCAGAGCCCGTGGCCGACGTTGACCTTGATCGTCTCGCTCGAAGCGATCTTCCTCTCGACCTTCGTCATGATCGGACAGAACCGTCAGGCGGCTTTCCAGCAGGTGAAGGCAGACCATGACTACAACGCCCAGGAGCATCTGCTCGAGGAGAACACCGACCTGACGCGTGCGATTCACGAGCTCACCGCCCAGATCCACCAACGGATTCTCGCGGACGTCACCGCATCCGCTACCCGGGAGGCGGCGGCCGCTGCCAACCCGATTCAGGACGAACCGACGAAACCGTAG
- a CDS encoding serine hydrolase domain-containing protein produces the protein MDAQTIAPGFESVAELFGRFLSEDREYSAQLAAYHRGVKVLDISGGPHRRPDSVTGVFSCSKGVSGLVIALLVQDGFLDLDAEVVKYWPEFGAEGKATITVAQLLSHQAGLLGVEGGLTLAEYNNSELAAAKLAQMRPLWKPGTAFGYHALTIGVFMEELCRRITGSTLQEIYEQRIRSVTGAHFFLGLPESEEPRYATLRWAADPSQPWIDPASHFGLSANSAVGDILDLPNLREVRAAGLSSAAGVASAEGMARVYAAALTGLAANGDRAAVAPLLSEETIQTVTAEQVFGIDRVFGETSCFGTVFMKSHARSPYGSYRAFGHDGASASLGFADPVYELAFGYVPQQAEPGGAGCRNLELSAAVRKAVTELAQ, from the coding sequence GTGGATGCACAGACGATTGCCCCTGGATTCGAATCAGTCGCCGAACTCTTTGGCCGTTTCCTGAGCGAAGACCGGGAATATTCAGCCCAGCTCGCGGCCTACCACCGCGGAGTCAAGGTATTGGACATCAGCGGTGGGCCGCACCGCCGCCCGGATTCCGTGACCGGTGTTTTCTCCTGCTCCAAGGGAGTATCCGGGCTGGTCATCGCACTTTTGGTCCAGGACGGCTTCCTCGACCTCGACGCCGAAGTGGTCAAGTACTGGCCGGAATTCGGCGCCGAAGGAAAGGCCACGATTACCGTGGCCCAGCTGCTCTCCCACCAGGCCGGGCTTCTGGGAGTCGAAGGCGGACTCACCCTCGCGGAATACAACAACTCCGAACTGGCCGCCGCCAAGCTCGCGCAGATGCGGCCGCTGTGGAAGCCCGGGACCGCCTTCGGGTACCACGCCCTGACCATCGGCGTCTTCATGGAGGAGCTTTGCCGCCGGATCACCGGGTCCACGCTCCAGGAAATCTACGAACAGCGGATCCGCTCGGTCACGGGCGCCCACTTCTTCCTGGGACTGCCTGAGTCCGAGGAACCCCGCTATGCCACCCTCCGTTGGGCTGCAGACCCCTCCCAGCCGTGGATTGATCCCGCCAGCCATTTCGGCCTTTCCGCAAACTCGGCCGTGGGGGACATCCTTGACCTGCCCAACCTCCGCGAGGTCCGCGCAGCCGGCCTGAGTTCAGCCGCCGGAGTCGCCAGCGCGGAAGGCATGGCCCGCGTCTACGCTGCGGCACTCACCGGACTTGCCGCCAACGGCGACCGAGCCGCCGTCGCGCCCCTCCTCAGCGAAGAGACCATCCAAACCGTCACGGCCGAGCAGGTCTTCGGCATCGACCGGGTGTTCGGCGAGACGAGCTGCTTTGGGACAGTGTTCATGAAATCGCATGCACGCTCGCCTTATGGCAGCTACCGGGCGTTCGGGCACGACGGCGCCAGCGCATCTTTGGGGTTCGCTGACCCTGTGTATGAACTCGCCTTCGGGTACGTGCCGCAACAGGCCGAGCCGGGCGGAGCGGGATGCCGCAACCTTGAGCTGAGCGCCGCCGTGCGGAAGGCAGTCACCGAACTGGCTCAGTAG
- the gluQRS gene encoding tRNA glutamyl-Q(34) synthetase GluQRS: MTSAGRFAPSPSGELHVGNLRTAMLAWLFARSTGRDFLLRVEDLDRARAGAEEVQLRDLEAVGVTWDGAVVRQTDRAGLYNDAIKQLTDAGLTYECFCTRREIQDAPSAPHAPQGAYPGTCRNLSTAELEIRRASRPAAIRLRSETHEWTVEDRLHGPYTGVVDDFVLRRNDGVTAYNLAVVVDDAEQGVDQVVRGDDLLSSTPRQAYLASLLGLAVPEYAHVPLVLNRDGARLAKRDGAVTLGDLAAVGLSAGEVRDVILESLGLPGGPLGEALDRFDPARLPCGPWIWNGIQQSTLRKGA, from the coding sequence ATGACTTCCGCTGGCCGCTTCGCTCCGAGCCCGTCCGGCGAGCTCCACGTGGGCAATCTGCGCACGGCCATGCTCGCGTGGCTCTTCGCGCGTTCCACGGGCCGCGACTTCCTGCTGCGTGTGGAGGACCTCGACCGTGCGCGGGCCGGTGCCGAGGAAGTCCAGCTCCGCGACTTGGAAGCTGTCGGCGTGACGTGGGACGGCGCCGTCGTTCGCCAGACGGACCGTGCCGGACTGTACAACGACGCGATCAAGCAGCTCACCGACGCCGGACTGACGTATGAATGCTTTTGCACGCGACGCGAGATCCAGGACGCGCCGTCGGCCCCGCACGCGCCGCAAGGCGCCTACCCGGGGACGTGCAGGAACCTTTCGACGGCGGAGCTTGAGATCCGACGGGCTTCCCGCCCGGCCGCCATCCGACTCCGCTCCGAAACACATGAATGGACTGTGGAGGACAGGCTGCACGGGCCATACACGGGCGTCGTGGATGACTTTGTACTCCGACGGAACGATGGCGTCACGGCCTACAATTTGGCCGTGGTGGTGGATGACGCGGAACAGGGCGTGGACCAAGTGGTCCGCGGAGACGACCTCCTGTCCTCCACACCCCGCCAAGCCTATTTGGCCTCCTTGTTGGGCTTAGCCGTTCCGGAATACGCCCATGTCCCGTTGGTACTGAATCGCGACGGCGCCCGCCTCGCCAAGCGCGACGGTGCGGTGACGCTCGGCGACCTTGCCGCCGTCGGGCTGTCTGCCGGGGAGGTGCGGGACGTGATCCTGGAATCGCTCGGCTTGCCGGGAGGGCCGCTTGGCGAGGCCTTGGATAGATTTGATCCGGCCCGATTGCCATGCGGGCCATGGATATGGAATGGCATTCAGCAATCAACCCTCCGGAAAGGGGCCTAA
- a CDS encoding SDR family oxidoreductase, translating to MGLLDGKLAIITGAGTGMGRSTAALLAAEGAAVVLVGRREDVLQELAAEIIAEGGRAVARAADITSKDDVDALLDWVHGNLGQVDILVNNAGSSSKVLNVRWISQQEWNDVLDVNLNAVYLLSQAVLPDMLARKTGTIITVSSLAAVNPNLLGGAAYGAAKAAVRNFMTYLHNTFRNDGLRAVTILPGETATPILDNRARPPRAEERDAMVQPEDVARAIHLVATLPQRTVVQELIIAPTIQRDTSGDIEISRWAGAPAEHSPADEAPADQAPQR from the coding sequence ATGGGACTTCTGGACGGCAAGCTCGCGATCATCACCGGTGCCGGTACCGGCATGGGACGCTCGACGGCGGCCCTGTTGGCAGCCGAGGGTGCCGCGGTGGTGCTGGTGGGACGGCGTGAAGACGTGCTGCAGGAACTCGCCGCGGAAATCATTGCCGAGGGCGGTCGCGCAGTTGCCCGGGCCGCGGACATCACTTCCAAAGACGACGTCGACGCGCTGCTGGATTGGGTCCACGGGAATCTTGGCCAAGTGGACATCCTCGTCAACAATGCGGGCAGCTCCAGCAAGGTCCTCAACGTCCGCTGGATCAGCCAGCAGGAATGGAATGACGTCCTGGACGTCAACCTCAACGCCGTCTACCTGCTCAGCCAGGCAGTCCTTCCGGACATGCTGGCCCGGAAGACCGGAACCATCATTACGGTCTCCTCGCTCGCCGCCGTGAACCCCAACTTGCTCGGCGGCGCCGCGTACGGTGCGGCCAAGGCCGCGGTCCGGAATTTCATGACCTATCTCCACAACACCTTCCGCAACGATGGACTCCGCGCAGTGACCATCCTGCCCGGTGAAACCGCCACGCCGATCCTGGACAACCGCGCACGCCCGCCCCGCGCAGAGGAACGCGATGCCATGGTGCAGCCCGAGGACGTGGCCCGGGCCATCCACCTCGTGGCCACGCTGCCCCAGCGCACCGTCGTGCAGGAACTCATCATCGCCCCCACCATCCAGCGGGACACCTCCGGAGACATCGAGATCAGCCGCTGGGCCGGAGCCCCCGCCGAGCATTCACCTGCCGACGAGGCACCCGCAGACCAGGCACCGCAGCGATGA
- a CDS encoding biotin-dependent carboxyltransferase family protein — protein MTFPERAIGIKVSEAGWLSTFQDLGRENSEFMGVPCGGAADQHSAAAANILVGNSRKATCLEIMGGRFAFTATHDVMCAVTGVPAEVTVNGDRVSMWEPLCLPAGARVVLSKASGGMRNYLAFSGELETARFMGSAAPESRMGFPQQLAPGQTITLHSRYRGFTHPFLTQPLFRLPVPVPDFSPEVWTIDVVDGPETDRTPGIRKLLSSSHYTVGSKSNHVGLRLDGPVVHPEGLGEIVSHGVPIGAFEIPHGDELIILGRSRTLTAGYPIVAVAAKASLSMLGQASPGRKMTFRWIGNGQAVEQYREQQRHLAHLEERVHALFAAVGLPVSASSAAASSPSPAAA, from the coding sequence GTGACCTTTCCTGAACGCGCAATCGGCATCAAAGTAAGTGAAGCGGGCTGGCTGTCCACCTTCCAGGACCTGGGCCGCGAGAATTCCGAGTTCATGGGCGTCCCTTGCGGAGGGGCGGCGGACCAGCACTCCGCGGCCGCGGCCAACATCCTGGTCGGCAACAGCCGCAAGGCCACGTGCTTGGAAATCATGGGCGGACGTTTCGCGTTCACAGCCACGCACGACGTGATGTGCGCCGTGACCGGAGTCCCGGCGGAAGTCACGGTCAACGGGGATCGGGTGAGCATGTGGGAGCCGTTATGTCTCCCGGCCGGAGCCCGGGTTGTACTTTCCAAGGCCAGTGGCGGCATGCGGAACTACTTGGCCTTCAGCGGCGAACTGGAAACCGCCCGCTTCATGGGCAGCGCCGCACCGGAATCCCGGATGGGCTTCCCGCAACAGCTCGCTCCCGGGCAGACGATCACCCTCCACAGCCGGTACCGCGGATTCACGCACCCGTTCCTGACCCAGCCCCTGTTCCGGCTGCCTGTTCCCGTGCCGGACTTCAGCCCCGAGGTGTGGACTATCGACGTCGTCGACGGACCTGAAACGGACCGGACGCCCGGCATCCGGAAACTGCTCAGCTCCAGCCATTACACCGTCGGTTCCAAATCCAACCACGTGGGCCTGCGATTGGACGGGCCCGTGGTGCATCCCGAGGGACTCGGGGAAATCGTGTCCCATGGTGTGCCGATCGGTGCATTCGAAATCCCGCACGGCGATGAGCTCATCATCCTCGGCCGCTCAAGGACGCTGACCGCCGGCTACCCGATTGTGGCGGTCGCAGCCAAAGCTTCCCTCTCCATGCTGGGCCAGGCCAGCCCCGGCCGAAAGATGACCTTCCGCTGGATCGGCAACGGCCAAGCAGTGGAGCAGTACCGGGAACAGCAACGCCATTTGGCGCATCTGGAAGAGCGCGTGCACGCCCTGTTTGCCGCCGTCGGGCTCCCCGTCTCCGCGAGCTCCGCAGCGGCCTCCTCGCCGAGTCCCGCTGCGGCGTGA
- a CDS encoding lmo0937 family membrane protein: MLLWIAIIIAVLWLLGFIGNIGGGFIHLLLVVAVIVLIFHFLRGRSRA; this comes from the coding sequence ATGTTGCTTTGGATAGCCATCATTATCGCGGTTCTCTGGCTTCTCGGCTTTATCGGCAACATCGGTGGCGGGTTCATTCACCTGCTTTTGGTTGTTGCTGTGATCGTCCTGATCTTCCACTTCCTCCGTGGAAGATCCCGCGCCTAA
- a CDS encoding type II toxin-antitoxin system Y4mF family antitoxin — protein sequence MSPREFTESLGAKVRARRSSLSLSQSDLADLAGVSERFVRFVEQGKTTVQLEPLLAVLGTLGLELMVQPAGNQTANSRP from the coding sequence ATGTCCCCCAGGGAATTCACCGAGTCCCTCGGCGCCAAGGTCCGTGCCCGCCGCAGCTCCCTGAGCCTGAGCCAGTCCGACCTCGCGGATCTCGCGGGAGTCTCGGAACGATTCGTCCGTTTCGTGGAGCAGGGGAAGACCACGGTCCAATTGGAACCACTCCTCGCGGTCCTCGGCACACTCGGCCTTGAGCTCATGGTGCAACCCGCGGGCAACCAGACTGCAAACAGCCGGCCATGA
- a CDS encoding phosphohydrolase has product MTEPRFTVETAMVLAEVAHNRQKDKLKRPYREHVLAVGDALADFDDDIRIAGYLHDIAKDTPITKQALLDMGVSERAVGIIERVTRRFQDDSDNDEAVVLHIAQDHDATLVKIACNAHNSVPERVRALAEKWPDKAPSTRYADAREVLYKAVPRGEIHLVLQRINPDLLSEMDRLAD; this is encoded by the coding sequence ATGACCGAACCGAGATTCACCGTTGAAACAGCCATGGTCCTTGCCGAAGTGGCGCACAATCGCCAGAAGGACAAGCTGAAGCGGCCGTACCGCGAGCACGTTCTGGCGGTAGGGGATGCGCTCGCCGACTTCGACGACGACATCCGGATCGCAGGTTACCTGCACGACATCGCCAAGGACACGCCGATTACCAAGCAGGCGCTGCTCGACATGGGTGTTTCCGAGCGTGCCGTGGGCATCATCGAACGCGTGACGCGCCGATTCCAGGATGATTCGGACAACGATGAAGCCGTCGTTCTGCATATCGCACAGGACCATGACGCCACCCTGGTCAAGATCGCCTGCAACGCCCACAACTCCGTGCCGGAGCGCGTGCGGGCGCTCGCCGAAAAGTGGCCGGACAAGGCACCCAGCACGCGCTACGCAGACGCCCGGGAAGTGCTCTACAAGGCGGTGCCACGGGGTGAAATCCACTTGGTCCTGCAACGCATCAACCCTGATCTGCTGTCCGAGATGGACCGGCTGGCGGACTAG
- a CDS encoding carboxyltransferase domain-containing protein — translation MTTHTAPAERLHHPPELEAEPFGDSALMLRVKNDDADFRRAAGGRLRDVLLEVRPYGVLDIVAGVESLLVEFDCLAVTHEQLAQTIRLAVAGNALEPGAPGASQSLFVIPMVVSEEFSPDLQGVSEELGMSPEAVLQQFQSSVLTINLLAAAMAPMMGGVRFPGQVSRCAEPRTNVEPGSVMVAGTNAIIQPFPGPSGWKVIGRTPLTICDIREDPATSYKPGDLVRFEVVPEHDWSRLEGQFLRAASSAGASSDGPEGGNRDLS, via the coding sequence ATGACCACGCACACAGCACCCGCGGAGCGGCTGCACCACCCGCCCGAATTGGAAGCCGAGCCGTTCGGCGACTCAGCCCTCATGCTTCGGGTGAAGAACGACGACGCCGACTTCCGCCGGGCGGCGGGCGGCCGGCTCCGCGACGTGCTGCTGGAGGTGCGGCCGTACGGGGTGTTGGACATCGTGGCCGGCGTTGAGTCCCTATTGGTCGAGTTCGATTGCCTGGCCGTGACCCACGAACAACTGGCCCAGACCATTCGCTTGGCGGTTGCCGGCAACGCCCTGGAACCGGGAGCCCCTGGCGCCTCGCAATCACTTTTTGTCATCCCGATGGTCGTGAGCGAGGAATTCTCCCCGGACCTCCAGGGTGTTTCCGAGGAGTTGGGCATGAGCCCTGAGGCAGTGCTGCAGCAGTTCCAGTCCTCGGTGCTGACCATCAACCTGTTGGCCGCGGCCATGGCCCCCATGATGGGCGGCGTCCGATTCCCGGGCCAGGTCAGCCGCTGCGCCGAGCCGCGGACCAACGTGGAACCCGGGTCTGTCATGGTGGCCGGCACCAACGCGATCATCCAGCCGTTCCCGGGGCCGAGCGGCTGGAAAGTGATCGGCCGGACGCCGCTCACTATTTGCGACATCCGCGAAGATCCCGCCACCTCCTACAAGCCGGGGGACTTGGTGCGCTTCGAGGTGGTGCCGGAGCACGATTGGTCGCGGCTTGAAGGCCAGTTCCTCAGGGCTGCCTCGAGCGCCGGCGCCAGCTCGGACGGCCCTGAAGGGGGCAACCGTGACCTTTCCTGA
- a CDS encoding type II toxin-antitoxin system HipA family toxin yields the protein MTFHRIADVYKQGVLAARIERHEGGTKFSYLPRYLESGGPAVATTLPLTNEAVFTPSGAVPPYFTGLLPEGRRLNSLRRAVKASADDELALLMGAGGDAVGDVQTVPHGEPPTEGGSAVVLDSKLPLDFDALLGDSDLIDPVALAGVQDKLSAGMISLPVAQAGKRFILKLNAPEFPFVVENEFLMFRYARKLRIPVSSVRLVHDVGGRAGLLVERFDRLTGADGTPLRLAVEDGAQVLGLYPADKYSVPFGEVCAALAAHCSAPLPALRNLAIQLAFAWLSGNGDLHAKNVSMVQSAQGEYTIAPVYDIPSTVVYGDKTLALGIGGKKSGISRKHFLAWAGKLGLTERTAEGVIGLALKASGPLIAELDAGASPFGPLQTRDWVKELNHRRRLMSG from the coding sequence ATGACCTTCCACCGCATCGCCGACGTCTACAAGCAGGGAGTCCTGGCTGCGCGTATCGAGCGGCATGAAGGCGGCACCAAGTTCAGCTACTTGCCCCGGTATCTCGAATCCGGCGGTCCGGCCGTCGCCACGACGCTCCCGCTGACAAACGAAGCAGTGTTCACCCCTAGCGGCGCGGTTCCGCCCTACTTCACGGGCCTCCTCCCGGAAGGCCGCCGCCTGAATTCACTACGTCGGGCGGTCAAGGCCAGCGCCGACGACGAGCTCGCGCTCCTCATGGGCGCGGGCGGGGACGCCGTGGGCGATGTCCAGACGGTCCCCCACGGTGAGCCGCCCACGGAGGGAGGCTCCGCCGTCGTGCTCGATTCGAAACTGCCGCTCGACTTCGACGCGCTGCTCGGCGATTCAGACCTCATCGATCCTGTGGCATTGGCGGGTGTGCAGGACAAGTTGTCGGCCGGGATGATTTCGCTCCCGGTGGCGCAAGCGGGCAAGCGCTTCATCCTCAAACTGAATGCCCCCGAGTTCCCGTTCGTGGTGGAGAACGAGTTCCTGATGTTCCGTTATGCGCGCAAGCTCCGGATCCCGGTGAGCAGCGTGCGGTTGGTGCACGACGTCGGCGGGCGGGCCGGGCTGCTCGTGGAGCGTTTCGATCGCCTCACCGGAGCCGACGGCACCCCGCTGCGCCTCGCCGTCGAAGACGGAGCCCAAGTGCTGGGACTCTACCCTGCCGACAAGTACAGCGTGCCGTTCGGAGAGGTTTGTGCGGCTTTGGCGGCGCACTGTTCCGCGCCCCTCCCGGCCTTGCGTAACCTGGCGATTCAGCTGGCTTTCGCTTGGCTCAGCGGCAACGGCGACCTCCATGCCAAGAACGTGTCCATGGTTCAGTCGGCGCAGGGCGAGTACACCATCGCCCCGGTCTACGACATCCCCTCCACAGTGGTCTACGGGGACAAGACGCTCGCGCTGGGCATCGGCGGCAAGAAGAGCGGAATCTCCCGGAAGCACTTCCTCGCCTGGGCCGGCAAGCTCGGGCTGACGGAGCGAACAGCGGAGGGAGTCATAGGACTCGCGCTCAAGGCCTCGGGCCCGCTCATCGCAGAGCTCGACGCCGGCGCCTCACCTTTCGGGCCGCTGCAGACGAGGGACTGGGTCAAGGAGCTCAATCATCGGCGAAGGTTGATGAGCGGGTAG
- a CDS encoding pyridoxal phosphate-dependent aminotransferase, whose translation MTLEPATAVADFQPSEAVQRIQRTSLRVQQPQSKGDLVSLAMGEPDFDTPAQVRAAAARALEDGFTHYSPLLGELVLREELAARIGQLLRGVASPGDVLITQGGTAGLSAAILGIVNPGDKVVIPDPTYSLYADLVSMAGGITVPVPLADDLHWDLEALATALEGARMFVFCNPSNPTGIVHSRRELEALADMVAGTDTLILSDEAYSDLVYTPEPFTSALEIEALAGRTIYCQTFSKSYAMTGWRVGYLWGPSDVIASAARVHNTFNGSMNQAVQYAALTALKTCGPDIERMHASYALRRELMANGLERIPGLTVSSPEGAFYLFPKYDVELPAAAMVAHLRNHGVAVRPGSEFGRNGEFHLRLSYAASSEAITAGVERLAAGLAELR comes from the coding sequence ATGACACTCGAGCCAGCCACCGCCGTCGCCGATTTCCAGCCCTCCGAAGCTGTGCAGCGCATCCAGCGCACGTCGCTGCGGGTGCAGCAGCCCCAATCCAAAGGGGACCTTGTCTCCTTGGCCATGGGCGAGCCGGACTTCGACACCCCGGCCCAGGTTCGAGCAGCAGCCGCCCGCGCCCTCGAGGACGGCTTCACCCACTACTCGCCGTTGCTCGGCGAGCTGGTGCTTCGCGAGGAGCTGGCTGCCCGTATCGGCCAGCTCCTCCGCGGAGTGGCCAGCCCCGGCGACGTGCTCATCACGCAGGGCGGCACGGCCGGCCTGTCCGCGGCGATCCTTGGCATCGTCAACCCCGGCGACAAAGTGGTCATTCCAGACCCCACTTATTCCCTGTACGCCGACCTCGTGAGCATGGCCGGGGGTATCACCGTGCCCGTGCCGCTGGCCGATGACCTGCACTGGGACCTCGAGGCATTGGCCACCGCGCTTGAAGGGGCCAGGATGTTCGTCTTCTGCAACCCCTCCAACCCGACCGGCATCGTGCACTCCCGCCGCGAACTCGAAGCCCTCGCAGACATGGTGGCCGGAACCGACACCCTGATCCTTTCCGACGAGGCTTACAGCGATCTGGTCTACACGCCCGAACCCTTCACCTCGGCGCTGGAAATCGAAGCCCTGGCCGGCCGGACCATTTACTGCCAGACCTTCTCCAAGAGCTATGCCATGACCGGCTGGCGGGTGGGTTACCTCTGGGGCCCGTCCGACGTCATCGCCTCAGCTGCCCGGGTCCACAACACCTTCAACGGCTCCATGAACCAGGCCGTGCAATACGCGGCGTTGACCGCCCTGAAGACATGCGGACCGGACATCGAACGCATGCACGCCTCCTATGCGTTGCGCAGGGAGCTCATGGCCAATGGTCTCGAGCGGATTCCAGGTCTCACGGTCAGCTCGCCGGAAGGCGCGTTCTACCTTTTCCCCAAGTACGACGTCGAGCTGCCGGCGGCCGCGATGGTGGCTCACCTTCGCAACCACGGCGTGGCCGTTCGTCCCGGCAGTGAGTTCGGCCGGAACGGAGAGTTCCACTTGCGCCTGTCCTACGCGGCCAGCTCCGAGGCAATTACCGCCGGTGTGGAGCGCTTGGCGGCCGGGCTGGCCGAGCTCCGGTGA
- a CDS encoding NADP-dependent oxidoreductase: protein MLAYVLTRYGGADAMELQDVPRPIAGPGEVLVRVFAAGLNPVDYKQREGAVRVITRPRLPLVAGSELAGIVEAVGPGVTRFSTGDRVFARVDKTLLGAFAEHAAVHEDLVALMPRSLSYTEAASLPLAGLTALQALRDELKVKPGTKLFISGGAGGVGTLAIQLAKYFGAEVTTTASPRGEELVRRLGADAVVDYTKENLAEVLSGFDAALDLVGGETLDQTFKILKPGAKVVSIAGMPEPQTALKDLGASAWMTALFWAISLGIRSRAREAKVRYRYLFMHPSGEDLKFLSRLVSEGKLQPVVDSSYPLEKIGDAFAALEQGRAKGKIVVTMDTRGS, encoded by the coding sequence GTGCTCGCCTATGTGCTGACCCGCTACGGCGGCGCCGACGCAATGGAGCTGCAGGACGTCCCCAGGCCGATTGCCGGTCCGGGCGAGGTCCTGGTCAGGGTGTTCGCCGCGGGGCTCAATCCGGTGGACTACAAGCAACGCGAAGGCGCAGTCCGGGTGATCACCAGGCCAAGGTTGCCCTTGGTGGCCGGAAGCGAACTGGCCGGGATCGTGGAAGCCGTAGGGCCGGGTGTCACCCGCTTTTCAACGGGAGACCGGGTGTTTGCCCGCGTGGACAAGACCCTGCTGGGAGCCTTTGCTGAGCACGCCGCCGTCCACGAGGATCTCGTCGCGCTCATGCCAAGGTCGCTCAGCTACACCGAGGCCGCGAGCCTTCCCTTGGCGGGCCTCACAGCCTTGCAGGCACTGCGCGACGAGCTCAAGGTCAAACCCGGGACCAAGCTGTTCATCTCCGGAGGTGCGGGCGGAGTGGGAACCCTCGCCATCCAGCTGGCCAAATACTTTGGCGCCGAGGTGACCACCACTGCGTCTCCCCGTGGAGAAGAGTTGGTGCGGCGGCTCGGGGCGGACGCCGTCGTCGACTACACGAAGGAAAACCTGGCCGAAGTGCTCAGTGGCTTCGACGCCGCGCTGGATCTCGTGGGCGGGGAGACGCTGGACCAGACGTTCAAGATCCTCAAGCCGGGCGCGAAAGTGGTCAGCATCGCCGGGATGCCCGAACCGCAGACGGCCTTGAAAGACCTTGGTGCCTCGGCCTGGATGACCGCGCTGTTCTGGGCGATCAGCCTCGGAATCCGGAGCCGCGCCCGTGAAGCCAAAGTCCGGTACCGCTACCTTTTCATGCACCCCAGCGGTGAGGACCTGAAATTCCTGTCACGCCTGGTTTCCGAGGGGAAACTGCAACCCGTGGTGGACAGCAGCTATCCGCTCGAAAAGATCGGCGACGCTTTCGCCGCGCTGGAGCAGGGACGCGCCAAGGGCAAGATCGTGGTGACCATGGACACGCGCGGCAGTTAG
- a CDS encoding TetR/AcrR family transcriptional regulator, producing MRSDTQRNRRQLVRAAGKLFAKAKGPVSMTDIAREAEISPATAYRHFASVDDVLAAFRFGVGEKLRDFSVAQTTSGVELLERVSRHWVGLVIKHGGSMVHTRSGEGYLARLRSGAYYLTIQAEALERPLREACEELGLPPLGDEAMFLWNILFDPREIFDLLNTVGLDKDQVSTKLCAALRGAMAAWAAAEQTSAK from the coding sequence ATGCGCAGCGACACCCAACGCAACCGCCGCCAGCTGGTACGGGCCGCCGGGAAGCTCTTCGCCAAGGCCAAGGGCCCGGTGAGCATGACGGACATCGCCCGTGAAGCCGAGATCTCTCCTGCAACCGCGTATCGACATTTCGCCTCGGTGGATGACGTGCTGGCCGCGTTCCGTTTTGGTGTTGGCGAGAAGCTGCGCGATTTCAGCGTTGCCCAGACCACGTCCGGGGTGGAACTGCTGGAGAGAGTCAGCCGGCATTGGGTGGGCCTCGTCATCAAGCATGGCGGTTCCATGGTCCACACCCGTTCCGGCGAGGGGTACTTGGCCCGTCTTCGCTCCGGCGCGTACTACTTGACCATCCAGGCCGAGGCTTTGGAGCGACCACTCCGCGAGGCCTGTGAGGAACTCGGCCTCCCGCCCCTCGGGGACGAAGCAATGTTCTTGTGGAACATCCTCTTTGACCCCCGGGAAATTTTCGATCTGCTCAACACGGTCGGCCTGGACAAGGACCAAGTGTCCACCAAGCTTTGTGCGGCGCTCCGAGGAGCGATGGCTGCTTGGGCCGCTGCGGAGCAGACTTCGGCAAAGTGA